TTTCCCCTTTATTTCTCACGCAAATTTCTATAGAATATGTTGATAGGAATTATAAATTTCATAATGAATCGTGGAAAGGGTGGGATTAACACATGTGGAACGAGTTTAAGAAATTCGCGTTCAAAGGGAATGTAATCGATTTAGCTGTCGGGGTTGTAATCGGTGCTGCATTCGGTAAAATCGTTAGTTCTTTAGTAAAAGATATTATTACACCATTACTTGGTATGGTATTAGGTGGCGTTGACTTTACAGATTTAAAAATTACATTCGGTAAATCATCTATTATGTATGGTAACTTCATCCAAACTATTTTTGATTTCTTAATTATCGCAGCTGCTATCTTTATGTTTGTTAAAGTGTTCAACAAACTAACATCTAAAAGAGAAGAAGAAAAAGAGGAAGAAATTCCAGAACCAACAAAAGAAGAAGAACTTCTTGGCGAAATTCGCGACTTATTAAAACAACAAAACTCTTCTAAAGATAGAGCATAATTGAACGGATAAAAAGGCATGTTCCTCTCGGGACATGCCTTTTTTATATGCTATAACGTTTCCGAATTCATATGAATAAATAAAATAATACCAGCAACTATAAGTACCATAATACTACTTGCAAATAGTGTAATCCCCATAAACATTAAACTTGTGCTCATATCCACTGATACACTTTCAATAAAAATAGAAGTTACATACGTGATAA
This genomic window from Bacillus anthracis str. Vollum contains:
- the mscL gene encoding large-conductance mechanosensitive channel protein MscL, with the protein product MWNEFKKFAFKGNVIDLAVGVVIGAAFGKIVSSLVKDIITPLLGMVLGGVDFTDLKITFGKSSIMYGNFIQTIFDFLIIAAAIFMFVKVFNKLTSKREEEKEEEIPEPTKEEELLGEIRDLLKQQNSSKDRA
- a CDS encoding DUF3917 domain-containing protein, with protein sequence MIVLWIITLCMTAIFAYMTLKQNGLKRFVPGSILAGIALITYVTSIFIESVSVDMSTSLMFMGITLFASSIMVLIVAGIILFIHMNSETL